The genomic window CCAGTGCCCAATTATCTGTTTGTAAACAAAAATAACAAAGATTTATGGCGGTTATTAACCGACGAGCTAAATAAGATGTATCAGGATGGAACCTACGTAGCGCTTTTTAAAAACAATCAAGCAATGAAAGATGCCGTCGCTATGGCAAATATTAGCCGACGGTTAGTATTGGAAATTGATAACCCCACTCTACCGCCGAATACGCCCCTGCACGTTAAACATTATTGGTTTGATCCGCTAGTAGACACGTTTTAGCCTACACAACCCCTAAAAATATTAATTGTATAAAAGAAATATAAAGACAAAGTTAGAGAGTCCCGAAATGTACACATATGTATCCGCCATAGCACTATTTATATTTTCAATTGCCTCGTCGTGTTGTGTTGCCCAAAACCCGCTCGACTTTGGCAGTAATATTAAAACCGCAGATCCGTCTGGCCATATATGGGCTGATGGCAGAATGTACCTTTACACCTCGCACGACCAAGAATGCCAAGAAGATTTTTATATGAAGGATTGGCATACCTTTTCGTCCAGCGACTTAATAAATTGGACTGCCCACGGCCCAAGTTTATCTGTAGCGGATATTACGTGGGCAGATAACTACGCATGGGCGCCCGACGCGGCCTATAAAAATGGGAAGTACTATTTGTTCTTTCCGGCGGGAACCGGTGTTAAAGATAGAGTAAACCCCGAAAAAAGCACTAAGTGGATGGGCATTGGTGTTGCAGTAAGCGATAGCCCTACAGGCCCCTTTAAAGATGCGATTGGCGCCCCCTTGTGGACCGACCCCTATGCCAACGACCCAAGTATTTTTATAGATGATGACGGCAAGGGCTACTTATATTTTCACGGTAAAGGTGCAGACTACCTAGTAGCCGAAATGGCAGACGATTTACTGAGTGTAAAAGGTGAGTTTCACAAAATGGATATGGGCGGTTACGAGCCAAAAATGGAGGGCCCTTGGGTTTTTAAGCGCGAGGGAATGTATTACTTTACCATGCCAGAAAACAATCGTTCACTTGCTTACTATATGGCGAAATCTCCCTTTGGGCCGTGGGAATACAAGGGCATTTTTATGCAAGAAGAAGGCGGTAACAACCACCATTCTATTGTGCAATTTAAAGGCAAGTGGATATTGTTTTATCACCGCTGGTTAATGGGCGAAGGCGAGTGTAAAAAGAAGCAACGCCACACCGCAGCGGAATACCTTCACTTTAATGCCGACGGCACAATTAAAGAAGTAAAAAGAACGCGCGAGGGGTTAACTAAGTAGCAAGGACTATTTAAGAAGGACTATTTAAGAAGGACTATTTAATAAGGACTATGTAGGAAGGGGAATAACCGCTCGGGAGAGCCCCGAGCGGAACATTTTATTTGGCTAATTTGCGGAACAGGCCCAAAGCAATAAAGCCAATAGCAAACAACAGTACGCTGCCAGGCTCTGGCACGTTAGCTACAGACGCTAGGTTTGCA from Saccharophagus degradans 2-40 includes these protein-coding regions:
- a CDS encoding family 43 glycosylhydrolase; translated protein: MYTYVSAIALFIFSIASSCCVAQNPLDFGSNIKTADPSGHIWADGRMYLYTSHDQECQEDFYMKDWHTFSSSDLINWTAHGPSLSVADITWADNYAWAPDAAYKNGKYYLFFPAGTGVKDRVNPEKSTKWMGIGVAVSDSPTGPFKDAIGAPLWTDPYANDPSIFIDDDGKGYLYFHGKGADYLVAEMADDLLSVKGEFHKMDMGGYEPKMEGPWVFKREGMYYFTMPENNRSLAYYMAKSPFGPWEYKGIFMQEEGGNNHHSIVQFKGKWILFYHRWLMGEGECKKKQRHTAAEYLHFNADGTIKEVKRTREGLTK